GCCACGTCCGAGCGTATGCCCAACCTTGGTGAAACAATCTTTGGGACTTCCTTTCACACCGCGCCCGGTGGGAAGGGTGCCAACCAAGCCGTCGCGGCTGCCCGCCTCGGCGCAGAGGTGCGCATGGTGGGCCGTGTCGGCGACGACCAGTTCGGGCCTACATTGCTCGAAGGAATGCGATCTGAGGGCATTGATGTCTCTGGCGTCGCGGTTGATCCTGACAATCCTTCAGGTGTCGCCCTCATCCTGCTGGACGAGCAGGCTGAGAACATGATAGTGGCCGTCTATGGAGCCAACCTGGCGTGTGACGATGCGCAGGTAGCTGCAGTCGATGACGCGCTCGACGGCGCAGATGTACTTCTGCTGCAGCTTGAGACACCGCTTGACGTTGCGTTGAGTGCGGTGGCACTCGCGAAAGAGTGGGGAGCGACTGTCGTCTGGGACCCGGCTCCTGCGCTCAAAATGGGTCATGAAGCCTATCGCCTCTGCGATGTGCTGACTCCAAACCAGGCTGAGGTCGAGTTTCTGACTGGCATAGCCGTTACCGATCCAACTTCGGCAGAGGGTGCTGCTAAGGTCCTTGTTGAGCAGGGGGTTCGGGCAGCGGTCGTAACACTGGGCTCAGGTGGGGCTTTCTTCCTGACTCGTGACGAGAGTGGGCTCGTTCCACCGTTCAACGTCGATGCCATCGACTCAGTAGCGGCCGGAGACGCCTTCGCCGCCGGACTTGGGATTGCTCTGGCAGAGGGTGAATCCCTTGCGGGCGCAGTGAAGTTCGGGTCAGCAGCCGGCGCTCTTGCCGTCACCAAGAGCGGGGCGCAGGAGGCTATGCCGTACAGGGCCGAAGTGGATGCGTTGATCGCGCGTTCCTGAAGTCCTGCATGTCTCCTTACTTTCCTGCTGACGGCTGATGATTGATGGCCCAGCATCGGACACGGTGCGTCGGAGTGGTTTGATGGGCCGGTTTGGCTCTTTCTTTTCCGCTGGTGATGACACTCCGTCAGGGGTAACAGACCTAAGCCGCCGAAGCTCGACCATTGTCCTAACCGTAATTCTCTTGGCCGCACTCGCCCTTCGGCTGTACGGACTGAACTGGGACGAGGGGTTTGGATGGACACCCCATCCAGACGAGCGGGCGATTCTCTTCAAGGTCATCGAGATCGAGCTGCCCCCTCTGAGCGATCTCTCGGTGCTGCTGGACGCGGAGCAGAGTCCGTGGAATCCTGGCTGGTTCCCTTACGGCAGTTTCCCTCTCTATCTCATCAAGCTTGTCGAGATACTCTTTAGCGATCTGCCTGTGATCGGGTTTGACGACCTCAGGGTTCCCGCACGCGCTGTCTCTGCCCTGGCAGACGTCGTGACGATCCTGGTCACATACCTGATTGGAAGGGCGATCTGGTCACGCATGACCGGCCTTCTGGCAGCCGGGCTTGTCGCCTTCTCAGTCATCCACATTCAGCTCAGCCACTTCTTCGCCGTCGACACGCTCATGGCGCTGTTCGCCACGGCCACACTTTTCTTCCTGCTGAGAGTCGTGCTGTGGGGCCGGTACACCGACTCCGCGTTTGCCGGACTGTGCATAGGCCTCGCCCTAGCAACCAAGATAAGCGTAGCCCCGATCCTGGCCGCGTATGTCGTTGCCCACTTCATCTACGTGACCGGACTTGTTCCCCTTGAATCGCGCCGAAATATAGCCTTCTTTGACAGATTATCCGCTGGCACTAAGGCGGGGACAATCGGACTGGGCGTGATGATTGGCGCACTCCTGTTGGCCCAGCCCTATGCCCTCTTGGACTGGAGGCAGTTCTACGCTGATTTCGCCGAGCAGTCCGAGATGGTCCGCAGAATTCGGGACTATCCGTACACCCGCCAGTACATCGACACCACGCCTTATCTGTACCACGGTCAGCAGCTCGCGCGCTGGGGTCTGGGTCTGCCCCTCGGTGCAGTGGCTGTCGTGGGGACTCTCTACGCGGCGCTCAAGGGTCTCAGGACATGGTTTGCGGTTCCCTATCTCGTGATTGGCCTCGTTTTGCCGGCCGGGATTCTCATCCTGTCGAGCAGCATGTTGGCGACCCTGCTGGCTTCGGCCATAGCGGTCGGGGCAATCGTCGCCACAGTGCCAGTCCGGTCTCTGGACACGAGACTGAACGCTGTGCTTCTGTCGTGGGCGATCCCGTACTTCCTGATAGTCGGAGCATTCGACGTGAAGTTCATGCGTTACATGCTTCCGATTACACCTGTGCTCGTCCTGTTCGGAGCCATGATGGCTGTGGATGTCTGGTCATGGGGCAGGAGCAGACAGCCTGCTTTGAAGTTTTCGCTGGGAGTCGTTGCTGCGCTGGCCGTCGCTGCCACTGCGTTCTACGGAGTCTCATACAGCGGCATCTATTCCGAGGTACACCCGGCGGTTCTGGCATCCGAGTGGATCCAGTCGAACGTTCCCCGAGGCTCGGTCATTCTCAAGGAGCACTGGGAGGAGGGCCTGCCCGGACTCTACGAGTACGAAATCGAAGAGTTACCCATATACGAGTACGACCTCCCCTCGAAGTTCAGCCGCATGAGTGACCTGCTGTCGGAAGGGGACTACATAGTCCAATACAGCAATAGACTGTACGGGACGGTCTCCCGGTTGTCTGACAGGTACCCGGTTAGCAGGGAGTTCTACAGTCAACTCTTTAGAGGCGAACTCGGCTACACACTGGAGGCCCACTTCACGTCGTATCCGAACCTGCTCGGGATTGGCTTCGTAGATGAGACCTTCGAGCGGCCCGATCTGCCGCCCCCGGGCGACCTGTCTGAAGCACGACCATACCCTGTTTCGATAAATCTCGGCTATGCCGACGAGAGCTTCTCAGTCTACGACCATCCCAAGGTGCTGGTCTTCCGCAACGTGGAGCGGCTCGACGCCGATGAGATCATGCGTCGGATAGAGGATGGCTCTGGCGGCTACCCGGTGGTCGACCCGCTTGCGCTACCGGACCCACCTGCTGCTGGCAGGCAACTGATGCTGACCCCGGATGAGGCAGCTGACCGCCAGGCAGGCGGGACGTGGAGTGAAATCGTCGACACCGGCGGGGTCGCTGAACAAGCCCCCGCGCTGCTCTGGATTGTCGTCGTCGAGGTGATTGCGCTGTCGTCAGCGCCGCTGGCATTCGTTGTCTTCAGGCCATTTGTAGACCGGGGCTGGCTGATGTCCAAGGCCCTGGGGCTGCTGATCGTCGGACTTGGAATATGGCTGCTCGCGAGCCTCGAGTTGATGGCATTCAACAGGACGACCGCCTTCGCGGTCCTGATAGTCTTTGCCGCAATTAACGCCGTGCTGCTCATCGCCAATCGCGCTGCGATCGCCGACTTTCTGAAGAGGCGTTGGAAGACAGTTGCAGTCGCCGAACTGATATTCCTCGCGGCGTTCATAGCCTTCGTCGCCATCCGAATGGCGAATCCAGACCTGTGGCACCCGTACAGGGGCGGTGAGAAGCCGATGGACATGGCCTACCTGAACGCCGTGATGAAGTCGGTCCACATGCCGCCCTACGATCCGTGGTTCTCAGGTGGATACCTCAACTACTACTACTGGGGGCAGTTCCTCGTATCCACTCTGATTCACCTAACCGGCATCATCCCTGACGTCGCTGTGAACCTCGCGGTGCCGACCTTCTTTGCCATGACCGCCGCGCTTTCGTATTCAGTCGTCCATGCGCTTGTCTCGTGGGTCCGAAGTTCCAGGGGTGAGCCTGCCGGTCTGTCACCCGTGATTGCAGGACTGGTCGGGCTTGTGTTCGTCACAGTCATTGGCAACCTGGACGGTGCGATCCAGATCGCGCAATCAGCGTGGAAGGCACTGATGCAGGGGCTTCCAGTGGGCGAGTTCGACTTCTGGCGCTCCAGTCGCATGATGCCTCCCGACCCTCCAGGTCACGAGATCACCGAGTTCCCGTTCTTCACTTTCCTCTTTGCCGATCCGCACGCCCACCTGTGGGTGCTGCCGTTCACGCTGCTATGCATCGGATTGTCCGCGTCAGTGGTGCTAGGACTGGCGCGCAATGGCTCGCTGCGAAACGTATGGAGCCCCGGACACGTTCTAGCGCTGGTCCTATTGGGTGTATCAGTTGGTGCTCTCAGGCTCCTGAACACCTGGGATTACCCAACGTATCTTCTGTTCGCATTCGCGGCAATTGGGCTCGCAGAGTACCTCACGCAGGGTGGCATATCTGGCGGCGTGATCTTTAGGACTGCTGCCAAATCGGTGTTCGTACTGGCAGTTGGTTTCGCAGCCTTCCTGCCGTTCCACATGACCAACGAGACATTCTTCCTTGGTGTCGAACAGACGACAAACCAGACTACGCTGTGGCAGTTCCTGGCGATCTTGGGACTGTTCGCGTACGTGATCGGGTCGTATTTGATCTGGGAGCTCCGAGGCGCTTTAGCGATCGCGTGGAACGGAGTCCTGCGTGGTTCGGGCTCGCTCTCCCGTGCCCTGGCGGTGGATGCAGTTCTGGACTCTGCTTCGGTGTCAGGACTGAATGTGCACATCGGTCCCGCCCTCGTTCTCACTGCCGTTTCAGGCGCCCTGCTGCTGGGATTCCTGCTGACCGCGCTCCTCTCCGGCTCTGGCTGGGGAACCGTGGTCGTCGTGGGGGTGCTGCTCACCCTGATCGCTACCGTAGGCCTAAGGGCTCTCGCCAGCCGGAGTCATGAGGCACCGGCAGTTGCCTTCGTCGCACTCCTGCTAGGCACCGCTTTCGCTATCGTCATCGGGCTCGACTTCGTGAGGGTCGAGGGCGACATCGAAAGGATGAACAGCGTGTTCAAGTTCTACATGCAGGTGTGGGTACTCATCGCCTTGGGATCTGCGTATCTCGCATGGCGTATGACCGGGTCTCTTTTCGGCCTGACAACTCAGGGCCTGAAACTCCGCCGTACATGGGTGGTTGGTCTTGTGGTACTGGTAGTCTGCTCCGCCGTGTTCACGGTTCTGGGCACGCAAGACAGGCTTCGGGATCGATTCGACTCTGACCGGGTCCCACTGACACTCGATGGACTGGCCTACGTACCCGGTACGACATACCTGGACCGTGAGGGGGCAATAGATCTGGAGTCAGATCTCGAAGGTGTTCACTGGCTGAGAGAGAACGTACAGGGATCACCGGTCATTCTTGAAGCAAACACACCGCTGTATCGATGGGGCGGGAGAGTTTCGATTCATACCGGACTTCCCAGCGTTGTCGGGTGGCGCTGGCATCAGCAGCAGCAGCGGTGGGGATATCGCAATCAAGTCGACATAAGAATTCGCGACGTGGACCGGATTTACTCGACCACAAACGTGTTGGAAGCGGTTGACCTGCTCACGCAATACGGTGTGAAGTACGTCTACGTGGGCCAGGTCGAGCGGCTGTACTACCCGGACCGAGGCATCGCCAAGTTCGAGGGCGACCTGAGTCAGCATCTGACTCCG
This genomic stretch from Dehalococcoidia bacterium harbors:
- the rbsK gene encoding ribokinase, which encodes MNASRSPVVVVLGGINMDLVATSERMPNLGETIFGTSFHTAPGGKGANQAVAAARLGAEVRMVGRVGDDQFGPTLLEGMRSEGIDVSGVAVDPDNPSGVALILLDEQAENMIVAVYGANLACDDAQVAAVDDALDGADVLLLQLETPLDVALSAVALAKEWGATVVWDPAPALKMGHEAYRLCDVLTPNQAEVEFLTGIAVTDPTSAEGAAKVLVEQGVRAAVVTLGSGGAFFLTRDESGLVPPFNVDAIDSVAAGDAFAAGLGIALAEGESLAGAVKFGSAAGALAVTKSGAQEAMPYRAEVDALIARS
- a CDS encoding glycosyltransferase family 39 protein, yielding MGRFGSFFSAGDDTPSGVTDLSRRSSTIVLTVILLAALALRLYGLNWDEGFGWTPHPDERAILFKVIEIELPPLSDLSVLLDAEQSPWNPGWFPYGSFPLYLIKLVEILFSDLPVIGFDDLRVPARAVSALADVVTILVTYLIGRAIWSRMTGLLAAGLVAFSVIHIQLSHFFAVDTLMALFATATLFFLLRVVLWGRYTDSAFAGLCIGLALATKISVAPILAAYVVAHFIYVTGLVPLESRRNIAFFDRLSAGTKAGTIGLGVMIGALLLAQPYALLDWRQFYADFAEQSEMVRRIRDYPYTRQYIDTTPYLYHGQQLARWGLGLPLGAVAVVGTLYAALKGLRTWFAVPYLVIGLVLPAGILILSSSMLATLLASAIAVGAIVATVPVRSLDTRLNAVLLSWAIPYFLIVGAFDVKFMRYMLPITPVLVLFGAMMAVDVWSWGRSRQPALKFSLGVVAALAVAATAFYGVSYSGIYSEVHPAVLASEWIQSNVPRGSVILKEHWEEGLPGLYEYEIEELPIYEYDLPSKFSRMSDLLSEGDYIVQYSNRLYGTVSRLSDRYPVSREFYSQLFRGELGYTLEAHFTSYPNLLGIGFVDETFERPDLPPPGDLSEARPYPVSINLGYADESFSVYDHPKVLVFRNVERLDADEIMRRIEDGSGGYPVVDPLALPDPPAAGRQLMLTPDEAADRQAGGTWSEIVDTGGVAEQAPALLWIVVVEVIALSSAPLAFVVFRPFVDRGWLMSKALGLLIVGLGIWLLASLELMAFNRTTAFAVLIVFAAINAVLLIANRAAIADFLKRRWKTVAVAELIFLAAFIAFVAIRMANPDLWHPYRGGEKPMDMAYLNAVMKSVHMPPYDPWFSGGYLNYYYWGQFLVSTLIHLTGIIPDVAVNLAVPTFFAMTAALSYSVVHALVSWVRSSRGEPAGLSPVIAGLVGLVFVTVIGNLDGAIQIAQSAWKALMQGLPVGEFDFWRSSRMMPPDPPGHEITEFPFFTFLFADPHAHLWVLPFTLLCIGLSASVVLGLARNGSLRNVWSPGHVLALVLLGVSVGALRLLNTWDYPTYLLFAFAAIGLAEYLTQGGISGGVIFRTAAKSVFVLAVGFAAFLPFHMTNETFFLGVEQTTNQTTLWQFLAILGLFAYVIGSYLIWELRGALAIAWNGVLRGSGSLSRALAVDAVLDSASVSGLNVHIGPALVLTAVSGALLLGFLLTALLSGSGWGTVVVVGVLLTLIATVGLRALASRSHEAPAVAFVALLLGTAFAIVIGLDFVRVEGDIERMNSVFKFYMQVWVLIALGSAYLAWRMTGSLFGLTTQGLKLRRTWVVGLVVLVVCSAVFTVLGTQDRLRDRFDSDRVPLTLDGLAYVPGTTYLDREGAIDLESDLEGVHWLRENVQGSPVILEANTPLYRWGGRVSIHTGLPSVVGWRWHQQQQRWGYRNQVDIRIRDVDRIYSTTNVLEAVDLLTQYGVKYVYVGQVERLYYPDRGIAKFEGDLSQHLTPVFHTDDVTIYEFNG